The Radiobacillus deserti genomic interval TTATCCTTACAAGCTCCTTATCAATTGAGTCCAGATTTTGCAATTGTTCGAACCATAGAGCCTCTTTTGAGTGCCCATTTGGAATCTCTCGGAATACAAGTATTTAATTCCTCATCCATCTCCACAATGGCAAATCATAAAGGCATTGCCCATCAACAGATAGCAAAGCTTGGTATTCCTATGGTAGATACCATACTGTTCCGAAAGCATGATCAAGTGAAACACCCTCCCTTGCCGTTTCCGGTGGTTGTTAAAAATGCAGAGGGTCGTGGAGGAAAGCAAGTCTATCTTGTTCATAATATACAAAAATGGCAAGCATTAAACACGCAGCAGTGGGATGCGGATTGGATTGTACAAAGCTGTGATGTACAACCAGGCAAAGATCTAAGAGTATTTGTGGTAGGAAAGTGTATTATTGCAGCTGTCTTAAGAGAAAATAAAACCGATTTTCGTGCTAACTTTTCGTTAGGTGGAACAGCGCAGCTTTATGAGTTAAATCAGGATGAATTGGAAATCGTACAAGCGATTGTGCGTGCATTTTCATTCGATTTGGTTGGCATTGATTTTTTGTTTTCACCAGAAGGCGACCTTTTATTTAACGAGATTGAAGATATAGTCGGAAGTCGGACATTAAGTCAACTTAGCTCCATAAATTTACTACAAATTTACGTTTCACACATCTATCAATCATTAACCAGATAAAAAACGGGTTGTCGATTACACAAATCAACAACCCGTACTTTTTATGACTTTAGTTCTGCTAAGCGAGCTTGAACTCTACTTTGCTTTTCCATATACTCTTGTTGTTTTTGTTTTTCTTCTTCCACGACTTTTGCAGGTGCTTTTTGGACAAATCCTTGATTAGAAAGCTTTTTCTCCACTCGTTCCACTTCTTTTGTCCATTTTTCTAATTCTTTTTCGAGTCGTTCGATTTCTTTACCTACATCGATTAAGCCTTCTAAAGGAAGATAAAGGGCGGCACCCGTCACAACCGCAGACATCGCCTTATCTGGTGCCACCACTTTCGTTGCAATGTCCAATGCACTTGGATTACAGAACTTTTCTAAATAATGTTTATTCTTATTTAGTTCTGTTACGATGGCATCATTCTCCGCCTGGATTAGTAGCTGAATCTGTTTAGACATCGGGGTATCTACTTCCGCACGGATGTTTCGAACTGCTCGAATAATTCCTACTAGTCTTTTCATTTCTTCTGCCGCTTGTTCATCATGTAGATCTTCTCTCACTTGTGGCCACTTGGAAACCGCGATCGAAGCTCCTTCATGAGGCAACGACTGCCAAATTTCTTCTGTTACGAACGGCATAAACGGATGGAGCATTCTCATGGTATGGTCTAATACATAAGCAAGGATAGATCTTGTCGTTTTCTTAGCTACTTCATCTTCCCCATAAAGAGGTAGTTTCGCCATTTCAATATACCAGTCACAAAAATCATCCCAAATGAAGTTATATAGATATCTTCCAGCTTCGCCAAATTCATATTTATCCACGTTTTTTGTGACCTGCTCAATAGTTTGATTTAACCGTGTTAAGATCCATTTATCTGCAACCGATTTTTCACCAGTTAAATCAATTTCGTCGTAAGTCATGCCTTCCATATTCATCAAGGCAAAACGAGAAGCATTCCAAATCTTATTAATAAAGTTCCATGTAGATTCAACTTTTTCCCAATTGAATCTCATGTCTTGACCTGGTGTATTTCCAGTTGCTAAGAAATACCGTACAGAATCCGCACCATATTTTTCGATTACTTCCATCGGATCGATTCCATTGCCTAGTGATTTACTCATTTTGCGACCCTGTGGGTCTCGAACGAGTCCATGGATTAATACGTCGTCAAACGGAC includes:
- a CDS encoding ATP-grasp domain-containing protein, with protein sequence MDFTGWIIYRKDDAKRNRSYIDWFVDECAKQSIELKLVLREEIEIGIRNQALSLQAPYQLSPDFAIVRTIEPLLSAHLESLGIQVFNSSSISTMANHKGIAHQQIAKLGIPMVDTILFRKHDQVKHPPLPFPVVVKNAEGRGGKQVYLVHNIQKWQALNTQQWDADWIVQSCDVQPGKDLRVFVVGKCIIAAVLRENKTDFRANFSLGGTAQLYELNQDELEIVQAIVRAFSFDLVGIDFLFSPEGDLLFNEIEDIVGSRTLSQLSSINLLQIYVSHIYQSLTR